The following are encoded together in the Pleurocapsa sp. FMAR1 genome:
- a CDS encoding TIGR00266 family protein: protein MTTYTDNNKGVEVTLEPGESILAEPSAFCYSDGFIEAKTTTGGIMSAVKKLVTKEKLFQVLWQNKGNKPGRIGFASPYLSTIEEVEISPDYSLIAQRGAWLASDPTVKLDITMNLGLSGFLGGEGIIFQKFTGRGRVFITAGGDLKAINLERGESLNVDTGCIVGFADSVKYEIKLAGGIFTSIFGGEGLVLAKLFGPGIVILQTHPENVINKVVSSSGSTQVSSNYASNIDLSDGLQANELGAIARNLFGNRQ from the coding sequence GTGACTACATATACTGACAACAACAAAGGCGTAGAAGTAACTCTCGAACCAGGAGAGTCTATTTTGGCAGAACCCAGCGCATTCTGCTACAGTGATGGATTCATTGAAGCTAAAACAACTACTGGCGGTATTATGTCAGCCGTTAAAAAGCTAGTTACCAAAGAAAAGTTATTTCAAGTCCTTTGGCAAAATAAAGGAAATAAGCCTGGAAGAATCGGCTTTGCCAGTCCATATTTAAGCACGATTGAAGAGGTTGAAATATCTCCAGACTATAGTTTAATAGCTCAAAGAGGTGCATGGTTGGCTTCAGACCCTACTGTTAAGCTGGATATTACCATGAATTTGGGCTTGAGTGGCTTTCTCGGTGGAGAAGGTATTATCTTTCAGAAGTTTACTGGACGTGGCAGGGTATTTATCACCGCAGGAGGCGATCTAAAAGCAATTAACCTCGAAAGAGGTGAAAGCTTAAATGTTGACACTGGGTGCATTGTTGGTTTTGCCGACTCGGTAAAATACGAGATTAAGTTGGCAGGAGGCATATTTACTTCCATATTCGGAGGTGAAGGACTTGTTTTAGCTAAACTTTTTGGTCCTGGTATAGTAATCCTTCAAACCCATCCCGAAAATGTAATTAACAAAGTAGTATCATCTTCAGGCTCAACTCAAGTATCGTCTAATTATGCTTCTAATATAGATCTAAGCGATGGATTACAAGCTAATGAATTAGGAGCGATCGCCCGCAATCTTTTTGGCAATAGACAATAA
- a CDS encoding glycosyl hydrolase family 57 — MPIATASQDLSITTNGLPNICGWESDIATVVNHNQPIFLPHSNINLEQVNASFACALHMHQPTIPAGANGELICNLQHMFEHPNDGDNHNAGVFAWCYSRMGDWIPELVANGCNPRIMLDYSGNLLWGFQQMGRNDILDNLKKLTDSQYQPYVEWLGTMWSHAVVPSTPIPDIKLQIQAWQHYFAAIFGFEALGRVKGFSPPEMHLPNNPDTLYEYIKALKECGYRWLLVQEHSVARLDGASLHHDHKYLPNRLVARNSKGETISITALIKTQGSDTKLVAQMQPYHEAKGRGKQQLGDISVPSCVSQIADGENGGVMMNEFARDYQPVWHELKDNSGVVGLNGTEYIELIEAAGVKPEDYPICQAVGQHKIWQQVDVDNATPEKVAQAIAHLQSTDHQFHMDGASWTDDLSWVKGYENVLEPMNQLSAMFHQKYDTLVAQDPATTKTKEYQEALLYVMLVETSCFRYWGQGTWTDYARELFRRGEELLK, encoded by the coding sequence ATGCCCATCGCCACAGCGTCCCAAGATTTATCAATAACAACTAATGGTTTACCCAACATCTGTGGTTGGGAATCAGATATCGCCACGGTAGTTAATCATAATCAGCCTATATTTTTACCCCACAGCAACATCAATCTTGAGCAGGTAAATGCCAGCTTTGCTTGCGCCCTTCATATGCACCAACCCACAATTCCCGCAGGGGCAAACGGCGAACTAATATGTAACCTGCAACATATGTTTGAACATCCCAATGACGGAGATAATCACAACGCAGGAGTATTTGCCTGGTGCTATAGCCGTATGGGAGACTGGATACCCGAACTTGTAGCTAATGGCTGCAATCCTCGCATTATGCTGGACTATTCTGGAAACCTTCTCTGGGGTTTTCAGCAAATGGGACGCAATGATATTCTCGACAACCTCAAGAAACTTACTGATTCACAATACCAGCCCTACGTTGAATGGCTAGGCACTATGTGGAGTCATGCAGTTGTCCCCTCTACGCCTATTCCCGACATCAAACTCCAGATTCAGGCTTGGCAACATTACTTTGCAGCTATTTTTGGTTTTGAGGCACTCGGGCGAGTTAAAGGCTTTTCTCCTCCAGAAATGCACCTGCCAAATAACCCTGATACTCTCTATGAATATATCAAGGCTCTTAAAGAGTGTGGCTATCGTTGGCTATTGGTACAGGAACATTCTGTCGCCAGATTAGACGGTGCAAGTTTACACCATGATCATAAATATCTGCCTAATCGCCTAGTTGCACGCAACTCCAAAGGGGAAACCATTAGCATCACGGCACTAATTAAAACTCAGGGTTCGGATACCAAGCTTGTGGCTCAAATGCAACCATATCATGAGGCTAAAGGCAGAGGCAAACAACAACTGGGAGATATATCTGTACCTAGTTGCGTTAGCCAAATTGCTGATGGAGAAAACGGCGGGGTGATGATGAATGAATTTGCCCGTGACTATCAACCCGTTTGGCATGAACTAAAAGATAATAGTGGTGTTGTAGGGCTTAACGGTACGGAATATATTGAGTTAATCGAAGCTGCGGGAGTTAAACCAGAAGACTATCCTATCTGTCAGGCTGTGGGACAACACAAAATTTGGCAACAAGTCGATGTTGATAATGCTACACCAGAAAAGGTAGCACAGGCGATCGCACATCTACAATCAACAGATCATCAATTTCACATGGATGGTGCATCTTGGACAGACGATCTCAGTTGGGTCAAAGGTTATGAAAACGTCCTCGAACCAATGAATCAGCTAAGTGCTATGTTTCATCAGAAATATGATACTTTAGTCGCCCAAGATCCTGCGACAACTAAAACCAAAGAATATCAAGAAGCATTACTATATGTGATGCTGGTGGAAACTAGCTGTTTCCGCTATTGGGGACAAGGCACTTGGACAGACTATGCACGGGAACTATTTCGCCGTGGTGAGGAGTTACTAAAATAG
- a CDS encoding SMI1/KNR4 family protein yields the protein MNKYWQEISNIFKYKNVWNFFYLNDGASSSQIESLELLTQLQLPQSVRSFYQVHDGEIAFWKNNNQASSGLFFGWELLPIELIIEIWQTWSDIQVEMNQELAEDMSSYPPDHIKNLYANNKWIPLVHDREGNHVGIDFDPDIRGIKGQVILFGRDEDEKRLLANSFEELIEKFIYFIKNKEWDIDKSGNWKINEQDHYNFFHSYYRIKL from the coding sequence ATGAATAAATATTGGCAAGAAATTAGCAATATATTTAAATATAAAAATGTATGGAATTTTTTTTACCTAAATGATGGAGCAAGCAGTTCGCAAATAGAAAGTTTAGAGTTGTTAACTCAATTGCAATTGCCTCAATCAGTTCGCTCTTTTTATCAAGTACATGACGGAGAAATAGCCTTTTGGAAAAACAATAATCAAGCGTCTTCAGGCTTATTTTTTGGCTGGGAGCTTTTGCCAATTGAATTAATTATTGAAATTTGGCAAACATGGAGCGATATTCAAGTAGAAATGAATCAAGAATTAGCAGAAGATATGTCTTCATATCCACCAGATCATATTAAAAATTTATACGCTAACAATAAATGGATTCCTTTAGTTCATGACAGAGAAGGTAATCATGTCGGCATAGATTTTGATCCTGATATTAGAGGCATTAAAGGACAAGTCATTCTATTTGGTCGCGATGAAGATGAGAAAAGATTATTAGCTAACTCTTTTGAAGAGTTGATTGAAAAGTTTATTTACTTTATAAAAAATAAAGAATGGGATATTGACAAATCTGGAAATTGGAAAATTAATGAGCAAGACCATTACAATTTTTTTCATAGTTATTACAGAATAAAGTTATAA
- a CDS encoding TVP38/TMEM64 family protein → MKTFLNPTLFKNFISQYEGHIEIIFIAIYIGLTVIGVPGTILTIVGGALFGLWYGTFISIISATLGALFAFLTARYLFQDFAQRKFKKSKRLTKYQKAVLKQPFYFVLTTRLIPISPYNLINYLFGLTSINWLDYTFATFVGVIPGCFAYTWIGVSGEKAMSGGDRLSFFLALTFLALLSVIPLIYRRKN, encoded by the coding sequence TTGAAAACTTTTCTCAATCCAACGTTATTTAAAAACTTTATCAGCCAATATGAAGGGCATATAGAAATTATATTTATTGCTATTTATATTGGGCTAACAGTAATCGGTGTTCCTGGGACAATTTTAACTATTGTTGGCGGTGCTCTTTTTGGCTTGTGGTATGGTACTTTTATCTCAATTATTAGTGCTACTTTGGGAGCTTTATTTGCCTTTTTAACTGCGCGCTATCTATTTCAAGATTTTGCTCAACGTAAGTTTAAAAAAAGCAAAAGACTAACAAAATATCAAAAAGCAGTTTTAAAACAACCTTTTTATTTTGTTTTAACTACTCGCTTAATTCCTATTTCTCCTTACAACTTAATTAATTATTTATTTGGCTTAACTTCTATTAATTGGCTTGACTATACTTTCGCTACTTTTGTCGGCGTGATACCTGGTTGCTTTGCATATACATGGATTGGAGTTAGCGGAGAAAAAGCTATGTCTGGAGGCGATCGCCTTTCATTCTTTCTTGCTCTTACTTTCTTGGCTTTATTATCTGTAATTCCTCTAATTTATCGACGTAAAAATTAA
- the arsS gene encoding arsenosugar biosynthesis radical SAM (seleno)protein ArsS (Some members of this family are selenoproteins.) produces the protein MSTIKTSITPFAKKIESSLTKDKITVLQINLGKKCNLACTHCHVEASPKRTEELSLEICEQLIKLINRFPQIETVDLTGGAPEMNYGFRPLVEAARAKGKVVIVRSNLTIFFEPGYEDLPEYFANNQLRITASLPCYLESNVDKQRGAGVYNDSIRAIQKLNQLGYGKDPNLIIDLVYNPPLPSNTNFSLTPEQQNLEQDYKKYLAEHFKIKFNSLFTITNIPIGRTKQFLQRREIHNDYLQFLESNYNAATLSHVMCRNELSIDYLGNVYDCDFNQMENVKATTPDREQLTVAKLLELDNLDVIKEIRTANYCYGCTAGTGSSCGGSLV, from the coding sequence ATGTCTACAATTAAAACTTCAATCACTCCCTTTGCTAAAAAAATAGAATCATCTCTTACCAAAGATAAAATTACGGTTTTACAAATTAATCTTGGGAAAAAATGTAACCTTGCCTGTACTCATTGTCATGTTGAAGCAAGTCCAAAACGTACTGAGGAGTTATCCCTTGAAATATGTGAACAGCTAATCAAATTAATTAATCGTTTTCCTCAGATTGAAACAGTTGATTTGACTGGTGGTGCGCCAGAAATGAACTATGGTTTTCGTCCTCTAGTTGAAGCAGCTAGAGCTAAAGGTAAAGTGGTTATTGTTCGTTCTAATTTGACTATCTTTTTCGAGCCTGGATACGAAGATTTGCCCGAATATTTTGCGAACAATCAACTTCGCATCACTGCTTCTCTTCCCTGCTATCTTGAATCAAATGTAGACAAACAAAGAGGTGCAGGAGTATATAATGATTCGATTCGAGCAATTCAAAAGTTAAATCAATTAGGTTATGGAAAAGATCCTAATTTAATTATCGATTTGGTATACAACCCTCCTCTGCCTTCTAACACTAATTTCTCTCTTACACCTGAGCAACAAAATTTAGAACAAGATTATAAAAAATATTTGGCTGAACACTTTAAGATAAAATTTAATAGCCTGTTTACTATTACTAATATTCCTATTGGTAGAACCAAACAATTTTTACAAAGAAGAGAAATTCATAATGACTATCTGCAATTTTTAGAAAGTAACTATAATGCTGCTACCCTAAGCCATGTTATGTGTCGTAATGAGCTATCGATTGACTATCTTGGTAACGTTTATGATTGTGACTTTAATCAAATGGAAAACGTTAAAGCTACTACTCCCGATCGAGAACAATTAACCGTTGCTAAACTTTTAGAATTAGATAACTTAGATGTAATTAAAGAAATAAGGACAGCAAACTATTGTTATGGGTGTACAGCAGGAACTGGCTCAAGTTGTGGCGGTTCTCTAGTTTAA
- a CDS encoding sulfotransferase family protein yields MEIGNEQEEILKDIDRLKICYQIKLYSPEKKDWQPYFHELSLDSHQNNQLCLDYHQLFFNHKPSIVLSGLALGKENHVKEIYLVGDNCCILGEIGCASPALKARLPNIKHSSNSRWRCALNFSSQEKQSFELIVWLSNNQKFIYKKIELCIIKLSYSYQEINHQRNSVLGNKIKSIYHSRKLMANRILQQKNYLFAIGNARSGTTALGQVLNSSPEICLGIERYSTEDNILASSFEQEAFFDSESENYLVRPHFYEEIKDKFAKARYIGDKRPRFIQSWKNTWLNLPQAKIVYIFRNIYDIACSYNTRANNASLGKDTSWSKNRDFSKAVEDWNEGLQEIKQLRHFYEVYLVKYEDFFSRQTKMIHLFNYLKIDSENQNIKRGINEINQAALKLKKKERTLSDLEKKYIDSYADFESYNILLTLYEQQFSKEVISNN; encoded by the coding sequence ATGGAAATCGGTAATGAGCAAGAAGAAATTTTAAAAGATATTGATAGACTGAAGATATGTTATCAAATAAAATTGTATTCGCCAGAAAAAAAAGATTGGCAACCATATTTTCACGAACTGTCTTTGGATTCTCATCAAAATAATCAGCTTTGCTTAGACTACCATCAGTTGTTTTTTAATCATAAGCCATCAATTGTTCTGAGCGGACTTGCTCTCGGTAAAGAAAACCACGTCAAAGAGATTTATCTTGTTGGAGATAATTGCTGTATTTTAGGGGAAATCGGCTGTGCCTCTCCTGCTTTAAAGGCAAGACTGCCAAATATTAAACACAGTTCAAATTCTCGGTGGAGATGTGCATTAAATTTTTCTAGTCAAGAAAAACAGAGTTTTGAACTAATAGTCTGGTTAAGCAATAATCAAAAATTTATCTATAAAAAAATTGAATTATGCATAATAAAATTAAGCTATAGTTATCAAGAAATCAATCATCAGAGAAACAGCGTATTAGGTAACAAAATCAAATCGATTTATCATAGCCGTAAGCTTATGGCTAATCGCATTTTACAACAGAAAAATTATTTATTTGCGATCGGTAATGCTAGATCTGGAACTACTGCCTTAGGACAAGTTTTAAATTCTAGTCCAGAAATATGCTTGGGCATAGAAAGATACTCCACAGAAGATAATATTCTGGCATCCTCTTTTGAGCAAGAAGCTTTTTTTGATTCTGAAAGTGAAAATTATTTAGTCCGTCCTCATTTTTATGAAGAGATTAAAGATAAATTTGCGAAAGCGAGATATATCGGCGATAAAAGACCTAGATTTATTCAATCATGGAAAAATACTTGGTTGAATTTGCCTCAAGCTAAAATAGTCTATATTTTTCGGAATATTTATGATATTGCCTGCTCTTATAATACCAGGGCTAATAATGCCTCTTTAGGAAAAGATACGAGTTGGTCGAAGAATAGAGATTTTTCCAAAGCTGTTGAGGATTGGAATGAGGGGCTACAAGAAATTAAGCAATTAAGACATTTTTATGAAGTTTATTTAGTTAAATACGAAGATTTTTTTAGCCGACAGACAAAAATGATTCATCTATTTAATTATTTAAAAATTGACTCAGAAAATCAAAATATAAAGAGAGGTATAAATGAAATTAATCAAGCTGCTTTAAAGTTGAAAAAGAAGGAAAGAACTTTATCAGACTTAGAAAAAAAGTATATTGATTCCTATGCCGATTTTGAGAGTTATAATATTTTACTTACTCTTTATGAACAACAGTTTAGCAAAGAGGTAATAAGCAATAATTAA
- a CDS encoding methyltransferase domain-containing protein, which produces MTEIATDQQPTPSTTLDYDIESTVLERYQEGARQQQPSLCCPTEYEGNYTEILPEEIIAKDYGCGDPTRYVNEGETVVDLGSGAGKNCYILAQKVAESGKIIGVDFNDVMLDLARKYQGEMADKLGYHNTEFVKGKIQDLKLPLDKLQTWLQANPVTSVAKIAEYEAECDRLRQQEPLIPDNSVDVVISNCVLNLVRPQDKEQLFGEIFRVLKRGGRAVISDIVCDEDPTATILNDPELWSGCIAGAFREDNFLKMFEDAGFYGVEILKREESPWQVIDGVEFRSMTVRAYKGKEGVCLERKQSIVYKGPWKQVIDDDGHVFCRGERMAVCDKTYKIMTSCCSPYADDVIGIAPYNNIPLEDAQDFNCKTKAIRHARETKGSEYNLTNTSNDDCCSPGECC; this is translated from the coding sequence GTGACTGAGATTGCAACTGACCAACAGCCAACCCCATCAACGACCCTAGATTATGATATTGAATCTACCGTACTAGAAAGATATCAAGAGGGTGCAAGACAACAGCAGCCTAGTTTATGTTGTCCCACAGAGTATGAGGGCAACTATACCGAAATCTTGCCCGAAGAAATTATTGCCAAAGATTATGGCTGTGGCGATCCTACTCGCTACGTCAATGAGGGAGAAACTGTAGTTGATTTAGGTTCGGGTGCGGGTAAAAATTGCTATATTTTGGCGCAAAAAGTCGCAGAGTCTGGCAAAATTATTGGCGTAGACTTTAACGATGTCATGCTCGATCTGGCGCGGAAATATCAGGGCGAGATGGCAGATAAGTTAGGCTATCACAACACTGAATTTGTTAAAGGTAAAATTCAAGATCTAAAATTGCCTTTGGATAAGTTACAAACATGGTTACAGGCTAATCCTGTTACCTCAGTAGCCAAGATTGCCGAATATGAAGCAGAATGCGATCGCCTAAGACAACAAGAGCCACTTATCCCTGATAATAGTGTAGACGTGGTAATTTCTAACTGTGTCTTAAATCTTGTTCGTCCACAAGATAAAGAACAGCTATTTGGCGAAATCTTTCGTGTCCTCAAGCGTGGTGGACGGGCAGTAATTTCGGATATTGTCTGTGATGAAGATCCTACTGCTACGATTCTTAACGATCCTGAACTTTGGAGTGGCTGCATTGCAGGGGCATTTAGAGAAGATAATTTTCTTAAGATGTTTGAAGATGCAGGTTTCTATGGTGTAGAAATCCTCAAGCGTGAAGAAAGCCCCTGGCAGGTTATCGACGGCGTAGAATTTCGTTCTATGACTGTTCGGGCATATAAAGGCAAAGAAGGGGTTTGCTTAGAAAGAAAGCAGTCAATAGTTTACAAAGGCCCTTGGAAACAGGTTATAGATGATGATGGTCATGTTTTCTGTCGTGGAGAAAGAATGGCTGTCTGCGATAAGACCTATAAGATTATGACTAGCTGCTGTAGTCCTTATGCAGATGATGTTATCGGTATTGCACCCTATAATAATATTCCTTTAGAAGACGCGCAAGATTTTAACTGCAAAACTAAAGCAATTCGTCACGCTAGAGAAACCAAAGGTTCAGAATATAACCTAACAAATACCAGCAATGATGACTGTTGTTCTCCTGGGGAATGCTGTTAG
- a CDS encoding TIGR04282 family arsenosugar biosynthesis glycosyltransferase — MRETLIIFSRYPEAGKTKTRMIPALDAKGAAELQRQMSEHTLNTARNLKSYRDITIELHFAGGNKQLMAEWLGKDLEYIPQVIGDLGYKMRSAFERAFSLGSKRVVTIGTDCPDIDRAILEAAFNSLSDRDLVIGSATDGGYYLIGLNCTIPELFADINWGTDRVLNQTKAIATQLDLNIHYLKTLSDVDRPEDLAIWQKYI, encoded by the coding sequence ATGAGGGAAACTTTAATTATCTTCAGTCGTTATCCTGAAGCGGGAAAAACAAAAACTCGTATGATTCCAGCTTTGGATGCAAAAGGTGCAGCAGAATTACAGCGACAGATGAGCGAACATACTCTCAACACTGCAAGAAATCTCAAGTCTTACCGTGACATTACCATAGAACTACATTTTGCAGGCGGGAATAAACAACTAATGGCAGAATGGTTAGGAAAAGATCTTGAATATATTCCCCAGGTTATAGGAGATTTGGGTTATAAAATGCGATCGGCGTTTGAGCGAGCTTTTAGTTTAGGAAGCAAAAGAGTAGTAACTATTGGTACTGACTGTCCTGATATTGATCGAGCAATATTAGAAGCAGCTTTTAATTCATTGTCAGATCGAGATTTAGTAATAGGCTCGGCTACCGATGGCGGATATTATTTAATTGGCTTAAACTGTACTATACCCGAACTGTTTGCAGATATAAATTGGGGAACAGATCGAGTCCTCAATCAAACAAAAGCGATCGCTACTCAATTAGATTTAAACATCCATTATCTTAAAACTTTATCAGATGTGGATCGCCCTGAAGATTTAGCTATATGGCAAAAATATATTTAG
- a CDS encoding CYTH domain-containing protein, with protein MGKEIERKYLIKKDEWQSYKQYSSVTGTKYCQGYIPTGNTTTVRLRTIDKQGYITIKGETTGYTRSEFEYPIPLEDAEEMLSTLCLKPLIEKIRYKVNQNDFTWEIDEFLGDNAGLIIAEVELESEDQQIDLPHWIDKEVNDKKYFNSSLAKYPYSQWKDKS; from the coding sequence ATGGGCAAAGAAATCGAAAGAAAGTATCTAATCAAAAAAGACGAATGGCAGTCTTATAAGCAATATTCATCAGTTACAGGAACAAAATATTGTCAGGGTTACATCCCTACAGGTAACACGACGACAGTTAGACTGAGAACTATTGATAAGCAAGGCTATATAACGATCAAAGGTGAAACGACAGGCTATACTCGCTCAGAATTTGAGTATCCGATCCCGCTAGAGGATGCTGAGGAGATGCTAAGTACCTTGTGTCTTAAACCCTTGATCGAAAAGATTAGATATAAAGTTAATCAGAATGATTTTACTTGGGAAATAGATGAATTTTTAGGAGATAATGCGGGGTTAATTATCGCTGAAGTAGAATTAGAAAGCGAAGACCAGCAAATAGATTTACCTCATTGGATCGATAAAGAGGTCAACGATAAAAAATATTTTAATTCCAGCTTGGCTAAATATCCTTATAGTCAATGGAAAGATAAATCATAA
- the pyrC gene encoding dihydroorotase translates to MNQTKQVVLNSPLDMHLHFREGVMAQTVIPLSSYSFAGGVVMPNLVPVVNNLERLQGYIKEIKSIIGKDVFEPYMTLFFKEYSYQELEQLKPYILGVKLYPAGVTTNSEDGVAALSKAEATIKHLEELEIPLMIHGETHGFVMDREKLFLPIFEHLAQKFPQLKIIMEHITTADAVSLLNNYEHLYATVTLHHLIITLDDLAGGLLRPHLFCKPIAKRPEDREALVNAAINAHPKLMFGSDSAPHPIDKKEACGCAAGIFTAPIALQALVELFEQHNAIANLQGFVSDNAQRIYNITPPQKSVTLEPVAYKVPAMYGEVVPMFANQELPWSITQVR, encoded by the coding sequence ATGAATCAAACAAAACAAGTAGTCCTTAATTCGCCTTTAGATATGCACCTTCATTTTCGTGAGGGAGTAATGGCACAAACAGTTATTCCTCTTAGTTCATACTCGTTTGCAGGCGGGGTAGTAATGCCTAATCTTGTTCCTGTGGTAAATAATTTAGAGCGGTTGCAAGGATATATAAAGGAAATTAAATCAATTATTGGCAAAGACGTATTTGAACCCTACATGACGCTGTTCTTTAAGGAATACAGCTATCAAGAGCTTGAGCAACTTAAGCCGTATATTCTCGGAGTTAAGCTTTATCCTGCGGGAGTTACTACCAATAGCGAAGATGGAGTAGCAGCCTTGAGTAAAGCCGAAGCTACAATCAAGCATTTAGAAGAGTTGGAAATACCCTTAATGATACACGGGGAAACTCATGGTTTTGTGATGGACAGAGAAAAACTGTTTTTGCCTATTTTTGAACATCTGGCACAAAAATTTCCTCAGCTTAAAATTATTATGGAGCATATCACCACTGCCGATGCCGTATCTTTGCTAAATAATTACGAGCATCTTTATGCAACTGTAACCCTGCACCATTTAATTATTACTTTAGATGACCTAGCAGGGGGACTACTTAGACCTCATTTGTTCTGTAAACCCATCGCCAAACGTCCTGAAGACAGAGAAGCTTTAGTCAATGCAGCTATCAATGCCCATCCTAAACTAATGTTTGGTAGTGACTCCGCACCCCACCCTATTGATAAAAAAGAAGCTTGTGGCTGTGCAGCAGGGATTTTTACGGCACCGATCGCACTACAGGCTTTGGTAGAATTGTTTGAACAGCATAATGCGATCGCAAATCTACAGGGTTTTGTATCTGATAATGCTCAACGTATCTACAACATTACCCCACCCCAAAAGTCTGTCACTTTAGAACCTGTAGCCTATAAAGTTCCTGCTATGTATGGCGAGGTTGTACCCATGTTTGCTAATCAAGAGCTTCCTTGGTCAATTACTCAAGTTAGATAG
- the pyrR gene encoding bifunctional pyr operon transcriptional regulator/uracil phosphoribosyltransferase PyrR has protein sequence MSAQVITILSAEEIRRTLNRLASQIIEESGDLSNVVLLGIHTKGVPLAHLLANQIEILENTSVAVGAIDVTFYRDDLDKIRTRIPAQTKIPLDLTNKTVVLIDDVIYKGRTIRAALNAVTEYGRPQVIRLAVLVDRGHRELPIHPDFVGKMLPTASEEKVKVYVNEIDGRDAVELIKD, from the coding sequence ATGTCAGCCCAAGTAATCACAATTTTATCTGCTGAAGAAATTCGCCGTACTCTAAATCGCTTGGCTTCGCAAATTATTGAAGAATCAGGGGATTTATCTAACGTAGTTTTATTAGGTATTCATACCAAAGGAGTGCCTTTAGCTCACTTATTAGCCAATCAGATTGAGATTTTAGAAAACACTTCCGTTGCTGTTGGTGCGATCGATGTTACCTTCTATCGTGATGATCTAGATAAGATTCGGACTCGTATTCCCGCTCAAACAAAAATCCCTCTTGACTTAACGAATAAAACTGTGGTGTTGATCGATGATGTAATTTATAAAGGTCGTACTATTCGTGCTGCATTGAATGCCGTTACTGAATATGGTAGACCTCAAGTAATTAGATTAGCGGTGTTGGTAGATCGAGGACATCGGGAATTACCCATCCATCCAGACTTTGTAGGCAAAATGCTGCCTACCGCCTCAGAAGAAAAAGTCAAGGTTTATGTCAATGAAATTGATGGCAGAGATGCAGTGGAATTAATTAAAGATTAG
- the radC gene encoding RadC family protein, with protein MTYSLRIADLPISERPRERLMAVGAKNLTEAELLAILISTGQTKGNLSAIGLGQHILQELGKYQRSPLDMLRDVNPRELMSIPGIGPAKAATIVAAVELGKRTFKFRPNERVAVDSPASAAAVLSHDLMWQDQERFAIVMLDVKNRLLATKILTIGTATETLIHPREVFRETIRQGATKLIIAHNHPSGNLEPSSEDIYLTEQLLQGSQCLDIPLLDHLILGNGDHQSLRQKTDLWQRYPQSE; from the coding sequence ATGACCTATAGCCTTAGAATTGCTGACTTACCTATTAGTGAGCGTCCCCGTGAAAGGTTAATGGCTGTAGGCGCAAAAAATCTAACTGAAGCAGAACTTTTGGCTATTTTGATTAGTACTGGACAGACAAAAGGTAATTTATCAGCAATTGGCTTAGGGCAACACATATTACAAGAATTAGGTAAATACCAGCGATCGCCTTTAGATATGCTGCGAGACGTTAATCCTCGCGAATTAATGAGTATTCCTGGCATTGGTCCGGCTAAAGCTGCTACTATTGTTGCTGCGGTGGAGTTAGGCAAACGCACCTTTAAATTTCGACCAAATGAAAGAGTCGCCGTCGATAGTCCCGCTTCGGCTGCTGCGGTTTTAAGCCATGATTTAATGTGGCAAGATCAAGAGCGATTTGCCATAGTGATGCTGGACGTAAAAAATCGTTTACTAGCGACGAAAATCTTAACTATTGGCACAGCTACAGAGACTTTGATTCATCCCCGTGAGGTTTTTCGAGAGACTATACGTCAGGGTGCAACTAAGCTGATTATTGCTCATAATCATCCATCAGGAAACTTAGAGCCTTCGAGTGAAGACATTTATTTGACTGAACAATTACTCCAAGGTTCGCAATGTTTGGATATCCCTTTGTTGGATCATTTGATCTTAGGTAATGGCGATCATCAAAGTCTTAGGCAAAAAACAGACTTATGGCAACGCTATCCGCAATCAGAATGA